A genomic segment from Sphingomonas astaxanthinifaciens DSM 22298 encodes:
- the parE gene encoding DNA topoisomerase IV subunit B, with protein MTDLFGAEPAPPPSTDYDASAIEVLEGLEPVRRRPGMYIGGTDERALHHLAAEVIDNCMDEAVAGHASRIEITLAPGNRLTVSDNGRGIPVDPHPKYPGKSALEVILTTLHSGGKFEGKAYSTSGGLHGVGISVVNALSTETVIEVARDKKLYRQRFERGNAVGPLEEVGAAPNRRGTTVAFHPDPEIFGELAFDPARLFRLARSKAYLFAGVEIRWKCDASLASEQVPESAVLQFEHGLGDALAEQLEGRECVTNVPFAGAQDFPDGQGRAEWAVAWPLWSDGFTSYYCNTIPTPDGGTHEAGLRAALTKGIRAFGELVGNKRAKDITADDVMASCECYLSVFIRNPHFQSQTKDRLTSLEAARFVETAMRDHVDHYLADNMDRGRALLGSIVERMEERLKRRAEREVKRKTATSARKLRLPGKLTDCASDDPAGTELFIVEGDSAGGSAKQARNRKTQAILPIRGKILNVASATADKIRANQEVADLHLALGCGIRDKFDEGALRYEKVIIMTDADVDGAHIATLLMTFFFQEMPELVRRGHLFLAQPPLYRLTAGTKTLYARDDAHREELIATEFKGKKVEVSRFKGLGEMNPNQLKETTMDPATRSLLRVTLPSQYEDRQPIKDLVERLMGKNPEHRFAFIQSRAAAVSEDELDA; from the coding sequence ATGACCGACCTGTTCGGCGCCGAACCCGCGCCTCCGCCTTCGACCGATTACGATGCCTCCGCCATCGAGGTGCTGGAAGGGCTCGAGCCCGTCCGGCGCCGGCCGGGCATGTATATCGGCGGGACCGACGAGCGCGCGCTCCATCACCTCGCCGCCGAAGTCATCGACAATTGCATGGACGAGGCGGTCGCCGGCCATGCGAGCCGGATCGAGATCACGCTGGCCCCCGGCAATCGGCTGACGGTCAGCGACAACGGCCGCGGAATCCCGGTCGACCCGCATCCCAAATATCCGGGCAAGTCGGCGCTCGAGGTGATCCTCACCACGCTCCACTCGGGCGGCAAGTTCGAGGGCAAGGCCTATTCCACCTCCGGCGGGCTTCACGGGGTTGGCATCAGCGTCGTCAACGCGCTGTCGACCGAGACGGTGATCGAGGTCGCGCGCGACAAGAAACTCTACCGCCAGCGGTTCGAGCGCGGCAACGCCGTCGGCCCGCTCGAGGAAGTCGGCGCCGCGCCCAACCGCCGCGGGACCACGGTCGCCTTCCACCCCGATCCCGAGATCTTCGGCGAGCTCGCCTTCGATCCGGCGCGGCTGTTCCGGCTGGCGCGGTCCAAGGCCTATCTCTTCGCCGGGGTCGAGATCCGCTGGAAGTGCGACGCCAGCCTCGCTTCCGAGCAGGTCCCGGAAAGCGCGGTCCTGCAGTTCGAGCACGGGCTCGGCGATGCGCTCGCCGAACAGCTCGAAGGGCGCGAGTGCGTCACCAACGTGCCCTTCGCGGGCGCGCAGGACTTTCCCGACGGCCAGGGCCGCGCCGAATGGGCGGTGGCCTGGCCGCTGTGGAGCGACGGCTTCACCTCTTATTATTGCAACACCATTCCGACCCCCGACGGCGGTACCCACGAGGCGGGGCTTCGCGCCGCGCTGACCAAGGGCATTCGCGCGTTCGGCGAGCTCGTCGGCAACAAGCGCGCCAAGGACATCACCGCCGACGATGTGATGGCGAGCTGCGAATGCTATCTGTCGGTGTTCATCCGCAATCCCCATTTCCAGAGCCAGACCAAGGACCGGCTGACCAGCCTCGAGGCGGCGCGCTTCGTCGAGACGGCGATGCGCGACCATGTCGATCATTATCTCGCCGACAACATGGACCGCGGCCGGGCGCTGCTGGGTTCGATCGTTGAGCGGATGGAGGAGCGGCTGAAGCGCCGCGCCGAGCGCGAGGTCAAGCGCAAGACCGCGACCAGCGCGCGCAAGCTCCGGCTTCCGGGCAAATTGACCGACTGCGCCTCGGACGATCCGGCGGGCACCGAGCTGTTCATCGTCGAGGGCGACAGCGCGGGCGGCTCGGCCAAGCAGGCGCGCAACCGCAAGACGCAGGCGATCCTGCCGATCCGCGGCAAGATCCTGAACGTCGCCTCGGCCACCGCCGACAAGATCCGCGCCAACCAGGAGGTCGCCGACCTCCACCTCGCATTGGGCTGCGGGATCCGCGACAAGTTCGACGAGGGCGCGCTTCGCTACGAGAAGGTCATCATCATGACCGACGCAGACGTCGACGGCGCGCACATCGCGACCCTGCTGATGACCTTCTTCTTCCAGGAGATGCCCGAGCTCGTCCGCCGCGGGCACCTGTTCCTCGCGCAGCCGCCGCTCTACCGGCTGACCGCGGGGACCAAGACGCTCTATGCGCGCGACGATGCGCACCGCGAGGAGCTGATCGCGACCGAGTTCAAGGGCAAGAAGGTCGAGGTCAGCCGCTTCAAGGGCCTGGGCGAGATGAACCCCAACCAGCTCAAGGAAACGACGATGGACCCGGCGACCCGCTCGCTGCTGCGGGTCACGCTCCCGAGCCAGTATGAGGACCGCCAGCCGATCAAGGACCTGGTCGAGCGATTGATGGGCAAGAACCCCGAGCACCGCTTCGCCTTCATCCAGAGCCGCGCGGCCGCGGTCAGCGAGGACGAGCTCGACGCCTGA
- a CDS encoding Hsp20 family protein, producing MRSSFDFTPFRRSAVGFDRLFDMLESSAAAGAGENYPPFDLIKEGEQDYRIEVAVAGFKQSEIEITSHQNVLVIRGAKADDAGANYIHRGIATRSFERRFALADHIHVTGADLHDGMLAITLKREIPEAMKPRRIEIGGRETASAEPRIEARAEAREPEHA from the coding sequence ATGCGTAGTTCGTTCGATTTCACCCCCTTCCGGCGCAGCGCGGTCGGCTTCGATCGCCTGTTCGACATGCTGGAAAGCAGCGCGGCCGCCGGCGCGGGCGAGAATTACCCGCCTTTCGACCTCATCAAGGAGGGCGAGCAAGATTATCGGATCGAGGTCGCGGTCGCCGGCTTCAAGCAGAGCGAGATCGAGATCACGAGCCATCAGAACGTGCTCGTCATCCGCGGCGCCAAGGCCGACGACGCGGGGGCCAATTACATCCACCGCGGGATCGCGACCCGTAGCTTCGAGCGGCGCTTCGCACTCGCCGACCACATTCACGTGACGGGCGCCGATCTGCATGACGGGATGCTCGCGATCACGCTGAAGCGCGAGATCCCCGAGGCGATGAAGCCGCGCCGGATCGAGATCGGTGGACGCGAAACCGCCTCGGCCGAACCGCGCATCGAGGCCCGCGCCGAAGCGCGCGAGCCTGAGCACGCCTGA
- a CDS encoding GcrA family cell cycle regulator: protein MSWTDERIDRLKAMWAEGKTASAIAEELGGVSRNAVIGKAHRLGLDSRPSPVKAGEEKAAAAAPAPAPADERPVAKVKDKAPIAAILETAAPMPDEAPARAPAPAPAAPAAPAGKTETTLVYRSIGPGGFIRQGPGEQQAPIPPAPPRRLVPAKPSPEIADKTSLLDLNDRICKWPLGHPGEPDFHFCGQPANPGYPYCVQHCGVAYQAQLPRRDRRPPPPLPYGGPRVR, encoded by the coding sequence ATGAGCTGGACTGACGAGAGGATCGATCGGCTGAAGGCCATGTGGGCCGAAGGCAAGACTGCGAGCGCGATCGCCGAGGAACTTGGCGGCGTCAGCCGCAACGCGGTGATCGGCAAGGCGCATCGCCTCGGCCTCGATTCGCGCCCTTCCCCGGTCAAGGCCGGCGAGGAGAAGGCCGCGGCGGCCGCCCCGGCGCCGGCCCCGGCCGACGAGCGCCCGGTCGCCAAGGTCAAGGACAAGGCGCCGATCGCCGCCATCCTCGAGACCGCCGCGCCGATGCCCGACGAGGCCCCAGCCCGCGCGCCGGCTCCGGCCCCCGCGGCGCCCGCCGCCCCGGCCGGCAAGACCGAAACCACGCTCGTCTATCGTTCGATCGGTCCGGGCGGCTTCATCCGCCAAGGCCCGGGCGAGCAGCAGGCGCCGATCCCGCCCGCGCCGCCGCGCCGGCTGGTCCCGGCCAAGCCCTCGCCCGAGATCGCCGACAAGACCAGCCTGCTCGATCTCAACGATCGCATCTGCAAGTGGCCGCTCGGCCATCCGGGCGAGCCCGACTTCCACTTCTGCGGGCAGCCGGCCAATCCGGGCTATCCCTATTGCGTCCAGCATTGCGGCGTCGCCTATCAGGCGCAGCTGCCGCGCCGCGACCGCCGCCCGCCCCCGCCCCTGCCCTACGGCGGCCCGCGGGTCCGCTAG
- a CDS encoding ABC transporter permease, which translates to MNDQPSPIRMHRAAPGEQRLTGVNWGGLKTLYVKEVRRFFKVQTQTVWAPAVTTLLFLVIFTVALGGTKREVMGVPFSHFIAPGLIVMAMIQNAFANASFSLLVGKIQGTIVDYLMPPLSTGELIAGLVGAAVTRAFLVGWAVWLAMTLFPGVDVTVRHPLAAFWFGLMGALLLSLLGLITSIWAEKFDHAAAVTNFVVAPLSLLSGTFYSVEQLSPLFRAISHANPFFYVISGFRYGFLTEADSPVLLGAILLAVINLALFGLCYALLRSGWKIKN; encoded by the coding sequence GTGAACGACCAGCCCTCCCCGATCCGAATGCACCGCGCCGCGCCGGGCGAACAGCGCCTCACCGGAGTCAATTGGGGTGGGCTGAAGACCCTCTATGTGAAGGAGGTGCGGCGCTTCTTCAAGGTCCAGACCCAGACGGTCTGGGCGCCGGCAGTCACCACGCTCCTGTTCCTGGTCATCTTCACCGTCGCCTTGGGCGGCACCAAGCGCGAGGTGATGGGGGTGCCGTTCAGCCACTTCATCGCGCCCGGCCTGATCGTCATGGCGATGATCCAGAACGCCTTCGCCAATGCGAGCTTCTCGCTGCTGGTGGGCAAGATCCAGGGCACGATCGTCGATTACCTCATGCCCCCGCTCTCGACCGGCGAACTGATCGCCGGGTTGGTCGGCGCCGCCGTCACCCGCGCCTTCCTCGTCGGGTGGGCGGTGTGGCTGGCAATGACGCTGTTTCCTGGGGTCGACGTCACGGTCCGCCATCCGCTTGCCGCTTTCTGGTTCGGGCTGATGGGCGCGCTGCTGCTGAGCCTGCTCGGGCTCATCACCTCGATCTGGGCGGAAAAGTTCGACCATGCCGCGGCGGTCACCAATTTCGTGGTCGCGCCGCTGTCGCTACTCTCGGGCACCTTCTACTCGGTCGAGCAGCTGTCGCCCCTGTTCAGGGCGATCAGCCACGCCAACCCCTTCTTCTACGTCATCTCGGGCTTCCGTTACGGCTTCCTCACCGAGGCCGATTCGCCCGTGCTTCTCGGCGCGATCCTGCTGGCGGTGATCAACCTTGCCCTGTTCGGTCTCTGCTACGCGCTGCTGCGGAGCGGGTGGAAGATCAAGAACTGA
- a CDS encoding aspartate aminotransferase family protein has translation MAITPLMPVYPRCEVRPVKGEGVWLIGEGGERYLDFASGIAVNLLGHSHPHLIGAIQKQAETLMHVSNLYGSPQGEALAKRLTELTFADTVFFTNSGAEAVECAIKTARRYHHAKGNPHKNKLITFSNAFHGRTMATISATDQMKLRDGFAPLLEGFEVVAFDDLDAALAAIDDSTAGFLVEPVQGEGGIRPASEAFMKGLRAACDEHDLMLVLDEVQCGVARTGTLYAYEQYGIVPDILATAKGIGGGFPLGACMATEKAAAGMVIGTHGSTYGGNPLAMAAGMAVLDVVATPEFLAHVRETGQRLRSALEQMLPNHDHLFESVRGMGLMLGVKMKTDSRAFVGYLRTRGILTVAAGDNVVRVLPPLIIDDADIRAFVDGLSAAAADYEVPAQAA, from the coding sequence ATGGCCATCACGCCGCTCATGCCCGTCTATCCGCGCTGCGAGGTGCGACCCGTGAAGGGCGAGGGCGTGTGGCTGATCGGCGAGGGCGGCGAGCGCTATCTCGACTTCGCCAGCGGCATCGCGGTCAACCTCCTCGGCCACAGCCACCCGCACCTGATCGGCGCGATCCAGAAGCAGGCCGAGACGCTGATGCACGTCTCCAACCTCTACGGCAGCCCGCAGGGCGAGGCGCTGGCGAAGCGGCTGACCGAGCTCACCTTCGCCGACACCGTCTTTTTCACCAATTCGGGCGCCGAGGCGGTCGAGTGCGCGATCAAGACCGCGCGCCGCTACCACCACGCCAAGGGCAATCCGCACAAGAACAAGCTGATCACCTTCAGCAATGCCTTCCACGGCCGGACGATGGCGACCATCTCGGCGACCGACCAGATGAAGCTGCGCGACGGCTTCGCGCCGTTGCTCGAGGGCTTCGAGGTGGTCGCGTTCGACGATCTCGACGCCGCGCTCGCCGCGATCGACGATTCGACCGCGGGCTTCCTCGTCGAACCGGTGCAGGGCGAGGGCGGCATCCGCCCGGCCAGCGAAGCCTTCATGAAGGGCCTTCGCGCCGCCTGCGACGAGCATGACCTGATGCTGGTGCTCGACGAGGTCCAGTGCGGCGTCGCCCGCACCGGCACGCTCTACGCCTACGAGCAGTATGGCATCGTTCCTGACATCCTCGCCACCGCCAAGGGCATTGGCGGCGGCTTCCCGCTCGGCGCCTGCATGGCGACCGAGAAAGCGGCGGCCGGCATGGTGATCGGCACCCACGGTTCGACCTACGGCGGCAATCCGCTCGCCATGGCCGCGGGCATGGCGGTGCTCGACGTCGTCGCCACCCCCGAGTTCCTCGCCCACGTCCGCGAGACCGGCCAGCGCCTCCGCTCGGCGCTCGAGCAGATGCTCCCCAACCACGACCATCTGTTCGAGAGCGTTCGGGGAATGGGGCTGATGCTCGGCGTCAAGATGAAGACCGACAGCCGGGCCTTCGTCGGCTATCTTCGCACCCGCGGGATCCTGACCGTCGCGGCCGGCGACAATGTCGTTCGCGTGCTTCCGCCGCTGATCATCGACGACGCCGACATTCGCGCCTTCGTCGACGGCCTCAGCGCCGCCGCCGCCGACTATGAGGTGCCGGCCCAGGCCGCCTGA
- a CDS encoding Hsp33 family molecular chaperone HslO has translation MTPDISNLDAALGVTVPARHARGRAARIGPALDAVLAAHAYPAPIEKLLAEALVLTALLGSLLKDPQGQLTLQAQTQNGIVDLMVCDYQNGALRGYVRHDPVLLADAAHAPTLATLFGEGYLAITFDQPATNERYQGIVPLEGESLADAAQSYFAQSEQIPSIIRLAAEKKADGHWVAGGILFQHLPEGEEGRERLHTRLDHPDWDHVAVLAGSVKPEELTDPGLALDQLVWRLFHEEAEVRVLESAPLSRGCRCDPDYVRSVIARFPEEEREAMKGDDGVIRVNCEFCSTSFPISFA, from the coding sequence ATGACCCCCGACATCTCGAATCTCGACGCGGCGCTTGGCGTCACCGTGCCGGCGCGGCACGCCCGTGGCCGCGCCGCCCGCATCGGCCCCGCGCTCGACGCGGTCCTTGCCGCCCACGCCTATCCCGCGCCGATCGAGAAGTTGCTCGCCGAGGCTTTGGTCCTGACCGCGCTGCTCGGCTCGCTGCTCAAGGACCCGCAGGGCCAGCTCACGCTCCAGGCGCAGACCCAGAACGGGATCGTCGACCTCATGGTCTGCGACTATCAGAATGGCGCGCTGCGCGGCTATGTCCGCCACGATCCGGTCCTGCTCGCCGACGCGGCCCACGCGCCGACGCTCGCGACTTTGTTCGGCGAGGGCTATCTCGCGATCACCTTCGACCAGCCCGCGACCAATGAGCGCTACCAGGGCATCGTGCCCCTCGAGGGCGAAAGCCTGGCCGACGCCGCGCAAAGCTATTTCGCCCAGTCCGAGCAGATCCCCTCGATCATCCGCCTCGCCGCGGAGAAGAAGGCCGACGGCCACTGGGTCGCGGGCGGGATCCTGTTCCAGCATCTGCCCGAGGGCGAGGAAGGCCGCGAGCGGCTCCACACCCGGCTCGACCATCCCGACTGGGATCATGTCGCGGTGCTCGCCGGCTCGGTGAAGCCCGAGGAACTGACCGACCCGGGCCTCGCGCTCGACCAGCTCGTCTGGCGGCTGTTCCACGAGGAGGCCGAAGTGCGCGTGCTGGAAAGCGCGCCGCTGTCGCGCGGTTGCCGCTGCGACCCCGATTACGTCCGCTCGGTCATCGCCCGCTTCCCCGAGGAAGAACGCGAGGCGATGAAGGGCGACGACGGCGTGATCCGGGTCAATTGCGAGTTCTGTTCTACCTCTTTCCCCATCTCATTTGCGTAA
- a CDS encoding DUF3617 domain-containing protein, whose amino-acid sequence MRRFAFLSAALGGLALAATAAATMVPRALSGIAPGVWEISRSAAGGGARPICVPRVVLLGQIAHGSQMCTRTVLRDSPGELVMDISCGPSDFGRSRITVTTPRSLKIETQGIHHGEPFDMTVYARRVGNCAPALERR is encoded by the coding sequence ATGCGTCGATTCGCGTTTCTTTCCGCCGCCCTTGGCGGTCTCGCGCTGGCCGCCACGGCGGCCGCGACGATGGTCCCGCGCGCGCTGTCGGGAATCGCGCCCGGCGTCTGGGAGATAAGTCGTTCGGCCGCCGGAGGGGGAGCGCGGCCGATCTGCGTGCCGCGCGTCGTGCTGCTCGGCCAGATCGCGCACGGCAGCCAGATGTGCACCCGCACCGTCCTGCGCGACTCGCCCGGCGAACTGGTGATGGACATCAGCTGCGGGCCGTCGGACTTCGGGCGATCGCGGATCACCGTCACCACTCCGCGCTCGCTCAAGATCGAGACCCAGGGCATCCATCATGGCGAGCCGTTCGACATGACCGTCTATGCCCGCCGGGTCGGCAATTGCGCGCCCGCGCTTGAACGACGTTAA
- the queC gene encoding 7-cyano-7-deazaguanine synthase QueC yields MQTSRPTAVVLLSGGLDSMVCAALARAAGYSVVALTVDYGQRHRVELDAATAIAARLADRHVVLPLDLRAFGGSALTADLAVPKDGVGEGIPVTYVPARNTIFLSLALGLAEASGARDLFVGVNALDYSGYPDCRPEFVAAFESLANLATKAGVEGEGFTIHAPLQHMTKADIAREAARLGLDAGLSHSCYDPGADGGACGECDACRLRAKGFEDAGLPDPTRYAAA; encoded by the coding sequence ATGCAAACCTCCCGTCCCACTGCCGTCGTCCTCCTGTCGGGCGGGCTCGATTCGATGGTCTGTGCCGCGCTCGCGCGCGCGGCCGGCTATTCGGTCGTCGCGCTGACCGTCGATTATGGCCAGCGCCACCGGGTCGAGCTCGACGCTGCGACCGCGATCGCGGCGCGACTCGCCGACCGGCACGTCGTCCTTCCGCTCGACCTGCGCGCCTTCGGCGGCTCGGCGCTCACCGCCGACTTGGCCGTGCCCAAGGACGGGGTGGGGGAGGGCATTCCCGTCACCTACGTGCCGGCGCGCAACACCATCTTCCTCAGCCTCGCATTGGGCCTTGCCGAAGCGAGCGGCGCGCGCGACCTGTTCGTCGGCGTCAACGCGCTCGACTATTCGGGCTATCCCGATTGCCGGCCCGAGTTCGTTGCCGCCTTCGAAAGCCTCGCCAACCTCGCCACCAAGGCGGGCGTCGAGGGCGAGGGCTTCACCATCCACGCGCCCCTGCAGCACATGACCAAGGCCGACATCGCCCGCGAGGCGGCCCGGCTCGGCCTCGACGCGGGGCTCAGCCACAGCTGCTACGATCCCGGCGCTGACGGCGGTGCCTGCGGCGAGTGCGACGCCTGCCGCCTCCGCGCCAAGGGCTTCGAGGACGCCGGTCTTCCCGACCCGACCCGCTACGCGGCGGCCTGA
- the queE gene encoding 7-carboxy-7-deazaguanine synthase yields MTYAVKECFLTLQGEGVQTGSRAVFLRFAGCNLWSGRETDRATAQCRFCDTDFVGTDGVNGGKFVSAEALADHVERLWGEGSERRLVVVTGGEPMLQLDSPLIDALHARGLRVAVESNGTLAATPGIDWLCISPKAGTEVVQRKGDELKLVWPQAGIDPAALEDWDFAHFLVQPMDGPAGSVEAAIALVMRRPRWRLSLQSHKVVGLA; encoded by the coding sequence ATGACCTACGCGGTCAAGGAATGTTTCCTGACCCTCCAGGGCGAGGGCGTGCAGACGGGCAGCCGGGCGGTCTTCCTGCGCTTTGCCGGCTGCAACCTGTGGAGCGGGCGGGAGACCGACCGAGCCACTGCCCAGTGCCGATTCTGCGACACCGATTTCGTCGGCACCGACGGGGTGAACGGCGGCAAGTTCGTTAGCGCCGAAGCGTTGGCCGATCACGTCGAGCGGCTGTGGGGCGAGGGCAGTGAGCGCCGCCTGGTGGTCGTCACCGGGGGCGAACCCATGCTCCAGCTCGATTCTCCACTGATCGACGCGCTCCACGCCCGCGGCTTGCGGGTCGCGGTGGAAAGCAACGGCACGCTTGCCGCCACGCCCGGGATCGACTGGCTGTGCATCAGCCCCAAGGCCGGGACCGAGGTGGTCCAGCGAAAAGGCGACGAATTGAAACTGGTCTGGCCGCAGGCGGGAATTGACCCCGCCGCGCTCGAGGACTGGGACTTCGCGCACTTCCTCGTCCAGCCGATGGACGGCCCCGCGGGCTCGGTCGAGGCGGCGATCGCGCTCGTCATGCGGCGCCCGCGCTGGCGCCTGTCGCTCCAGTCCCACAAGGTCGTGGGCCTGGCCTGA
- the lipB gene encoding lipoyl(octanoyl) transferase LipB, with product MRQVEGVEWKVAAGLVDYREALADMEARAAAVAAGEADERVWLLEHPPLFTAGTSADPAELFNPMGFPVFEAGRGGRYTYHGPGQRVGYLTLDLGRRGKDIRCFVHALEGWVIDALGELGVAAHRSEGRIGIWTGQGAGEAKIGAIGVRVKRWVTLHGFSINVAPDLSHFGGIVPCGIATHGVTSLEALDIAADMAQLDRALEAKFPLFLAKLGSCGPLLADAKRTTTTPADL from the coding sequence ATGAGACAGGTCGAAGGGGTGGAGTGGAAGGTCGCAGCCGGCCTCGTCGATTACCGCGAGGCGCTGGCGGACATGGAGGCTCGCGCGGCGGCGGTCGCGGCGGGCGAGGCGGACGAGCGGGTCTGGCTGCTCGAGCATCCGCCCCTGTTCACCGCCGGGACCAGCGCCGACCCGGCCGAACTGTTCAATCCGATGGGCTTTCCGGTGTTCGAGGCGGGGCGCGGCGGGCGCTACACCTATCACGGGCCGGGGCAGCGGGTCGGTTATCTGACGCTCGACCTCGGCCGCCGCGGCAAGGACATTCGCTGCTTCGTCCATGCCCTCGAAGGCTGGGTGATCGACGCGCTGGGTGAGCTCGGGGTCGCGGCGCATCGCTCGGAGGGGCGGATCGGGATCTGGACCGGCCAAGGCGCTGGCGAGGCCAAGATCGGCGCGATCGGCGTGCGGGTGAAGCGCTGGGTGACGCTTCACGGCTTCTCGATCAACGTCGCGCCCGACCTCTCGCATTTCGGGGGCATCGTCCCGTGCGGAATCGCAACCCATGGCGTGACCAGCCTCGAAGCCCTCGATATTGCTGCGGATATGGCACAGCTCGACCGGGCACTCGAAGCCAAGTTCCCGTTATTCCTCGCAAAACTCGGGTCCTGCGGTCCCCTCTTGGCGGACGCGAAACGAACCACTACAACGCCAGCCGATTTGTGA
- the hemF gene encoding oxygen-dependent coproporphyrinogen oxidase — translation MEPLDDQQAAARAWFEALRTRICNEFQAIEREAGSDAQFEYTAWDREDPSGEPGGGGVRGLMKGKVFEKVGVNVSTVGGTFSEEFAKAIPGAEENGRRFFATGISLVAHMANPNVPAVHMNTRFLTTSRRWFGGGADLNPALPKAEDTAAFHAALKAACDAHGADYYERYSKWCEEYFWLPHRQVSRGVGGIFYDRLEGDFDANFAFTRDVGEAFLAAFPAIVRKRMNEEWSEADMEQLLVFRGRYAEFNLLYDRGTTFGLKTGGNVDSILMSLPPLAKWN, via the coding sequence ATGGAGCCCCTTGACGATCAGCAAGCCGCCGCCCGCGCCTGGTTCGAAGCCCTGCGCACCCGCATCTGCAACGAATTCCAGGCGATCGAGCGCGAAGCCGGCTCCGACGCCCAGTTCGAATATACCGCCTGGGACCGCGAGGACCCCTCGGGCGAGCCCGGCGGCGGGGGCGTTCGCGGTCTCATGAAGGGCAAGGTGTTCGAAAAGGTCGGGGTCAATGTCTCGACCGTCGGCGGCACCTTCAGCGAGGAATTCGCCAAGGCGATCCCCGGCGCCGAGGAGAATGGCCGCCGCTTCTTCGCGACCGGGATCAGCCTCGTCGCGCACATGGCCAATCCCAATGTCCCCGCGGTGCACATGAACACGCGCTTCCTGACCACCAGCCGGCGCTGGTTCGGGGGCGGCGCGGACCTCAATCCCGCCCTCCCCAAGGCCGAGGACACGGCCGCCTTCCATGCCGCGCTCAAGGCCGCCTGCGACGCGCATGGGGCGGATTATTACGAGCGCTATTCCAAGTGGTGCGAGGAGTATTTCTGGCTCCCCCACCGCCAGGTGTCGCGCGGGGTCGGCGGGATTTTCTACGACCGGCTCGAGGGCGATTTCGACGCCAATTTCGCCTTCACCCGCGATGTCGGCGAAGCCTTTCTCGCAGCCTTTCCGGCGATCGTGCGGAAGCGGATGAACGAGGAGTGGAGCGAGGCGGACATGGAGCAATTGCTCGTCTTCCGCGGGCGCTATGCCGAGTTCAACCTGCTCTACGATCGCGGCACCACCTTCGGCCTCAAGACCGGCGGCAACGTCGATTCGATCCTGATGAGCCTGCCGCCGCTGGCCAAGTGGAACTAG